In Oenanthe melanoleuca isolate GR-GAL-2019-014 chromosome 17, OMel1.0, whole genome shotgun sequence, one genomic interval encodes:
- the ADGRD2 gene encoding adhesion G-protein coupled receptor D2, whose translation MFRRDLRPDSWFFSFLVSLCRSLLAFAALAKNQTSKGFAPVTIETPRHTYEYVATALDWWQADRYCEQRFAQLLFEPQDSERGSFSKLLQSHHIRGSVWLKERDSVLHKTKRRRGHTVPVLVFRDKTDTKYVKVLSDFPALPAVTACAHLQWDTRTQEIATIFSYAVPAFMNEFQLRGFVDEEGFVRFALIVHGHHSPYLPVFRADGQWHHFCVTWQQENGTWAIYADGKRRASASGLCSVGASAPQAIFGEGTFIIGQDQDSLGGTFRAKESFSGNITDLHIWQKVLSTEQIEKVRSCLVLEQDLVFGWSSNVLEVESTVQAVTTQLLCPGPVEECRVLEVGSSGFSYTSCLQTLPFICLYSKDAYWQLKRAQLESSHSLASRVNSLAVRTVIPDSVFTSDVQDMNLSMALDALDILATVLRGGEVPVLEPSDLLAVLQLLQQVSDMEIQEGDELEMLEQLGQYYMEVTELILEEQNSGTWSSISQVIRGPMAVVELCDRMVSLLVPLLTPERSKIMIQHGNIGLEVRELELSEQELSGEAYVVQTPEKGRHDLIEVPAEEMQRLKSRGLHRVTVKNMWFGYGSLQRCLSGSGASAVSQSMAASDGGQKSLRTAVGTAVISSTLLSDFQEISTSVRYRLQHRVQDLPNTLVGPICAFWNFSLSPDAGGMWSTAGCSVVVSLPDSTACFCNHSTNFAILLQVYEMQRTTKEEFTLQTLTFIGCGVSFCALIVTFILFLVVRVPKSERTTVHKNLIFALAAGEALLMFSELAKTNQVLCFMVTAFLHLFFMAAFSWMLVEGLLLWSKVVAVNMSEDRRMKFYYVTGWGLPILIVGVTLATSFNKYVAANHCWLNVQTNVIWAFVGPVLFILAVNTLVLLRVLTVTVASARRRLKMLTPNSSLESQIGTHIWATAKPVLVLLPVLGLTWLCGVLVHLSIVWAYVFIVLNSLQGLYIFLVYAIYNSEVRNAIQRMKDKKKALSFTNCSHPINYLSSPRNTTSWEGKLSPAAGSALPSPVQREPPVKSITSKGNFGAKIPMGIASIMSPERPAVELTAFKCSVSEQGILRLFSRQCHPEAVQLSSPH comes from the exons TGAACCCCAGGACAGTGAGCGAGGCTCCTTCAGCAAACTGCTGCAGTCCCACCACATCAGAGGTTCTGTCTGGCTAAAGGAAAGGGACAGTGTCCTGCACAAAACAAAGAGGAGAC GTGGCCACACTGTACCAGTCCTGGTATTCAGAGacaaaacagacacaaaatatGTGAAGGTGCTGTCTgacttcccagccctgcctgcagtcACAGCCTGTGCCCACCTGCAGTGGGACACCAGGACCCAGGAGATTGCCACCATCTTCTCCTACGCCGTGCCTGCTTTCATGAACGAGTTCCAGCTCCGTGGCTTTGTGGATGAGGAAGGCTTTGTTCGGTTTGCCCTCATAGTGCACGGGCACCACTCCCCTTACCTGCCTGTGTTCCGTGCTGATGGGCAGTGGCATCACTTCTGCGTGacctggcagcaggaaaatggcACCTGGGCCATCTATGCCGATGGGAAAAGGAGAGCATCTGCCAGTGGTCTGTGTTCTGTGGGGGCATCTGCCCCCCAGGCCATCTTTGGCGAGGGGACCTTCATAATTGGGCAGGATCAAGATTCCCTGGGGGGCACCTTCAGGGCGAAGGAATCCTTCAGTGGGAACATCACTGACTTGCACATCTGGCAGAAAgtcctcagcacagagcagattGAGAAGGTTCGCTCGTGCTTGGTGCTAGAGCAAGACCTTGTTTTTGGGTGGAGCTCAAATGTCCTGGAAGTGGAGAGCACTGTTCAGGCAGTGACCACACAGCTTCTTTGCCCAG GGCCTGTTGAGGAATGCAGAGTTCTGGAAGTTGGCAGCAGTGGGTTCAGTTACACATCTTGTCTGCAGACTTTGCCTTTCATCTGTCTCTACAGCAAGG ATGCATACTGGCAACTGAAGAGAGCTCAGCTGGAGTCCAGTCACTCGCTTGCCAGCCGTGTGAACAGCCTTGCAGTGAGGACTGTG ATTCCTGACAGCGTCTTCACAAGTGATGTGCAGGACATGAACCTCTCCATGGCTCTTGATGCTCTTGATATCTTGGCAACTGTTCTGAGAGGAGGAGAAGTGCCCGTGCTTGAGCCATCTGACCTCCTTGCAGTGCTTCAGTTACTACAGCAAGTTTCAGATATGGAAATCCAGGAGGGAGAtgagctggagatgctggagcagtTGGGCCAGTATTACATGGAAGTAACAGAGTTAATTCTGGAAGAGCAGAACAGTGGGACATGGTCATCGATCAGCCAG GTCATCAGGGGGCCCATGGCTGTCGTTGAGCTCTGTGACAGAATGGTGTCACTCTTGGTGCCACTGCTGACCCCAGAGAGGTCAAAGATCATGATCCAACATGGGAATATCG GACTGGAggtgagggagctggagctgagtgagcaggagctgagtggTGAGGCATACGTGGTCCAGACCCCTGAGAAAGGCAGGCACGACCTCATCGAAGTTCctgcagaagaaatgcaaaggCTGAAATCCAGAG GTCTCCACAGGGTCACAGTGAAGAACATGTGGTTTGGCTACGGCTCCCTGCAGCGCTGCCTGTCCGGCAGCGGCGCCAGCGCCGTGTCCCAGAGCATGGCTGCCTCTGATGGGGGGCAGAA GTCCCTGCGCACCGCAGTGGGCACGGCTGTGATCTCATCCACTCTGCTCAGCGACTTCCAGGAGATCAGCACGTCCGTGCGCTATCGCCTGCAGCACCGTGTCCAG gacCTGCCCAATACCCTGGTGGGGCCCATCTGTGCCTTCTGGAACTTCAGCCTCAG CCCAGATGCTGGTGGGATGTGGtccacagctggctgctctgtggtGGTGTCTCTCCCAGACTCCACTGCCTGTTTTTGCAACCACAGCACGAATTTTgccatcctgctgcaggtgtACGAGATGCAG AGGACCACCAAGGAGGAGTTCACACTGCAGACTTTGACTTTTATTGGATGTGGAGTTTCCTTCTGTGCCTTGATAGTCACCTTCATTTTGTTCTTGGTAGTTCG tgtccccaagaGTGAACGAACAACTGTGCACAAGAACCTGATCTTTGCACTGGCTGCAGGAGAAGCTCTGCTCATGTTCAGTGAGTTGGCCAAGACCAACCAG GTGCTGTGTTTCATGGTCACTGCCTTCCTGCATCTCTTCTTCATGGCAGCCTTCTCATGGATGCTGGTGGAGGGGCTTCTCCTCTGGAGCAAAGTGGTAGCAGTCAACATGAGCGAAGACAGGAGAATGAAGTTCTACTACGTGACAGGCTGGG GGCTTCCAATCCTTATCGTGGGGGTCACCCTTGCAACTTCCTTTAACAAGTATGTGGCAGCCAACCACTGCTGGCTGAATGTGCAGACCAATGTCATCTGGGCCTTCGTGGGGCCTGTGCTCTTCATCCTGGCT gtgAACACCTTGGTGCTGCTCCGGGTGCTGACGGTGACCGTGGCCAGCGCCCGCAGGAGGCTGAAGATGCTGACCCCcaacagcagcctggagagccaGATTGGAACTCACATCTG gGCCACGGCCAAACCcgtcctggtgctgctgcctgtgctggggctcacCTGGCTGTGTGGGGTCCTTGTGCACCTCAGCATCGTCTGGGCCTATGTCTTCATTGTGCTGAACTCCCTCCAG GGCCTGTACATATTCCTGGTGTATGCAATCTATAACAGTGAG gtgaGGAATGCCATCCAGAGGATGAAGGATAAGAAGAAAGCCCTCTCATTCACA AACTGCTCTCATCCCATCAACTACTTATCCAGTCCAAGAAACACGACCTCCTGGGAAGGGAAGCTgagtcctgcagctgggagtgccCTGCCAAGCCCTGTGCAGAGAGAGCCTCCAGTGAAGAGCATCACCAGCAAAG GAAATTTTGGAGCCAAAATTCCCATGGGAATTGCATCAATTATGTCACCTGAGAGACCG GCCGTAGAGCTGACAGCGTTCAAATGCTCAG TGTCTGAGCAGGGCATCCTCAGACTATTTTCGAGACAATGCCACCCAGAAGCAGTGCAGCTTTCCTCCCCACACTAG